From the genome of Opisthocomus hoazin isolate bOpiHoa1 chromosome 4, bOpiHoa1.hap1, whole genome shotgun sequence:
AaaggacagtaaaaaaaatactgctataATGGTGTTCTGGACGGGACTTTCAGAAATACCTGATGGAGTTAAGTGCTCATTGACATTTAATGATCCATTCCCTGGGCACTTGCATGAAGTATCTACACCATGTAAAATTGCTTAAGTGCACTTTTTACTTGCTCTCTTTTATTGTAAAAGCGAAACTGTACAAACAGCAAACACCAGGCTTCAGACAGGCACATGGGGATGTTTCACTCCGCTGCTGGGAGAAGAGCCGGGAGAACGGTGGCCAGACCTATTTCCCAGCAGTGCTCAGCAGTGCGTTCTGCTGGCGCGCTGCTGCTCCCAGAGCTCCTCTCCCCgtacaaaatattttatctgGCGTTCATGCAAGCTCGAGGCCGGGCAGCTCCGCGCCGCGCCCTGCCGGGAGCGCGCACTGTGCCTGCGCTGCGGGAGGGGCCCcgagcagggaaggcagagctgccccGCACTCGGTGGAGCTCGGAGGCAGCACCTTCTTCGGGCAGCGCACGCGTCCGTCTGTCACACCCGCGTCACCGCAACGCCTGTGGCCACGAGCAGAGGGAAGGGACTCGCCGGTGACAGCACAGGAAGCGCCGGCTGTCCCTCCGCACTGCGGTGCCCATCGCGGagtcatcaaggttggaaaagacctctaagatcaccaggtccaaccatcaacccaccaccaccgcTCCTGCCAAGCCACGTCCCGAAGTGCCGCACCTACACGTCTTATGAACGCCCCCAGGGACGGGGAccccaccgcctccctgggcagcctgtgccaacgcctgaccgctctctcagcagagaaatttttcctcatatccaacctaaacctcccctccccgcggcccgGAGCGCCTCGGCTGTCCTCGCCCCCTCCCCTCTCACCCCCCGCGCGAACCCCGCGCCCAGCTCGGCGCCGCCCTCCCGCGCGACAGGGGGCGGTGGCAGCCAcgctccccgccggccgcgcGCCCCGTCCCCACTACGCACGCGCGGAGACAGGCACGCCGGCCGCCTCCACGCGCCTCCCCTGGAGCGCATGCGTGctgccgcgccgccggccccgagGAAACGCCGCCGCGCGGGGAAGGCGCCCTGCGCATGCGCGCTCCGCCCGGCTGTACGCGGGGCCCCGCCTCCGCGCATGCGCAGTCGCGGCGCGGAGGCGGTTTCCGGCCGCCGCCGACACCGCCCCTCCCTTTCTGCTCGCGGGCGGCCATCATGGTACGTGCGGGCGGCTGGGGCCTCCGCGGCCTGGTGCCCGGCCCGCGAATGTCTCCCCGTGCCCGGCCtggccgcgccggccccgggagcagctgggcggcggggggagggctgCGGCCGCCTTACccgtgctgggctgggctgggccgggccgggcccgggccccgcgtgcgggcggcgggaggccgggcaGGGCCGCGTTCGGGACACGGCGCCTGGCACCGCCGCACCGGGCTTTTGGTGGCCCGCGGGGCTCAGCGCTTCTCCCCGGCGcctccccctctgcctgcccgcgGCCTCCGCGCCGGACCAGGGCCGGCAAAAAGCCCCTGGGGCCTTCCCGCGGGCCCTGCGCTCCAGCGAGGGGTTTTCGTGCGGTTCAAAGGCTGCGGGAGCCTTGAACCTAGCAGTGGCCTCGAGTGTGTCCTCGCCTAACTTCTGCTGATTCTTGCTGCTCCCAGGTGTTCAAACGCTTCGTCGAGATCGGCAGGGTTGCCTTCATCGCCTTCGGGCCGCATGCTGGCAAGCTGGTGGCCATTGTGGATGTCATCGACCAGAACAGGGTAAGCTGAGAGCGCCGCACCTTTGTTTTCTTTACGTTTTAACAGAAGCTTGTGCACTAGGGCAGAACATCGATTTTAAAGGAAACTTTCTGTGAAtagatttttcaaagaaataagcAACTAACCAAAACATGGGTTTTAATAGCCGTTGTTGTATTTGAAGTTTTCAGTAGCAATCTTTTTTCACTCGCAAGTGATGTATTCCCCTTTCTGCTGTGTTTCCTAGGAGTAGAAGTGGACAAGTGATGTCAGTTGGAGTCTAAAACTTATGAATGGAATGGCATTAATGTATGTTTAAAGCAAATGTTTgggctagggggaaaaaaaataaaagattaattcTGTCATCTTagttgtgttctttttttaaagttcagggtttttgtttttttctctgaagacaaaGATGGGCTGTTAAAATTATTCTGTAAAGCTTGGGTTGTGTACACAAAACTTAACAATCTTGGGTTTTGTCTGCATAATGTTCATTTCAGTTTTGGACCATTGTTGTCAAGCTGCTGTTCATGCCTTACTAGGAGGCTGCTGTCTAAATCTAGTATAATGTGAAAACTGCTGCAAACCCCCCccatctgttttgctttttcaggcACTAGTTGATGGCCCCTGCAGTGGTGTCAGAAGGCAGGCTATGCCCTTCAAGTGCATGCAGCTGACTGACTTTGTTCTCAAGTTCCCACACAGGTGAGTTTTTGGCATTTTTTGGACCTGTCTAAAAAACATGCTGTCACTTGATGCCTGAATTACGTGATCTGATGCTTGTTAAATCTAGAAAGTTCACATGACGGATTAACGTGGAGAGTACGAATTTGGCAGACGGTATTATCATAGTTGAATACATTTAAGTTTTCATTATCAATAATGGCTGATAACCACTGTTCAGGAGCAAAGGAAATAGCACACTGGCCCAGGTACCTTGCAGATAGTTGTCGGGGGAAGCAGTTGCAGTAAATACTGTGCAGTTTCACTTTTGCTACTGCTTGGGTCATCCTTGGGCATTAAATACATTCCCTGCCTGCAGAACTGCACTGGAAGTGTAGGAGGCTGAACTTACTCTGTTCTCTTTAGCTTAATTACTGCATGAGTTTCTGTAATTCAGAAACTAAAGTTGCTGCCTTTCTAATTCTAAAGCAGTGCTAGGAATAGTGCGCGAGCGCGCCTCTTGGAGTTCCTCGTCTGTTCAGTCCCAGGAAAGCATTTACACACCGAAATAGGAATTAGGACACAGAGATGTAGGTGGCATTGGCTTAAAGTAAGTGTCTGAAGTAAGGTAGAAGGATGCTCTGCCTTTGTATGCAAGTCGATGGGCCAGCATCAGAGAGAACCTTTTTTTGTGAAGACTGTGGGTGTAATTATGTGACTGTTTTAATGCAGTGCTCGTCAGAAGTGTGTGCGACTTGCCTGGGAGaaggaaaatataaatgaaaaatgggCAGCGACAAGATGGGCAAAGAAGATTGAAGCCCGAAAAAAGGTGCTGTTTTTCACTGGATGAGTAATAACGCGTTGTACTGCTACTGCTTCTGCTTATTAAAATTAGGTGCGAGCTAATAATGTATTTTCAATTGCAGGGCTAAGATTAAAGGTAGACAAGGCatagatttttaaaagttgctACCTATCAGCTTCAGCTTGTTGTATTTCAACAGTAAAGGTGGCTTTGTTCATTCATTTCTATAACCACCTTTTTTCCTGCACCACCACTTCCCAGCGAAGGCCTTAAATAGTGAACTAGTTGCAGAAGTGCAGCTAAACCTAATTTGGAGATGATCAGAGTTACTTGTGGAATGCTTTGAAACACTGAGTTTTACTACTTGCATATGAGCAGAGCTTCACGACTGATTCTTTTCAAACAGAAAGCCAAGATGACGGACTTCGATCGCTACAAGGttatgaaagcaaagaaaatggtaAGTGTTTGAGTGCCACTTCTTCATGGGGTTGGTGCTTGTAGCTTTCGCTTCAGTCGTGTACAGATGTTAGTAGCCTTACTTTTATAGCTGGCTCGGGCTATGGAGTGACACAAAGTATGCAGATACCTTGAATTTTTCATGCTTCTTTGAATGCCGCTTGCTCTTCAGTCGTTGATCAGACTTGAAACCGTATGGGCTGTGTGTCAGTCCTCCAGGTTATAGCTGAGGAAGGAACTACCTGCTGATGAAATCAGATATTATTGATGAGTTGCTGTTAGTATTTCATTCTATAATGAAAGTCATTACACATGAAATACTGGGGTGCCCAAGTTACCAGCCAGAATGATGTCCACTCGGTAGATCAGAACAGTTAGCTGGAATTTGACAAATGTAATACATGGTAAATCTTTTGACTGTATAATAGAAATTGATTAGCAAAGGATGATTATCAAAAAGGGCAGAATCTGAGAGCCTAGAATTGAAATTGAGGTGTAATAT
Proteins encoded in this window:
- the RPL14 gene encoding large ribosomal subunit protein eL14, encoding MVFKRFVEIGRVAFIAFGPHAGKLVAIVDVIDQNRALVDGPCSGVRRQAMPFKCMQLTDFVLKFPHSARQKCVRLAWEKENINEKWAATRWAKKIEARKKKAKMTDFDRYKVMKAKKMRNRIIKHEMTKLQKMASKKGKKPEKPEKSKPEKAQKSEKVPKAQKAQK